A genomic segment from Kyrpidia tusciae DSM 2912 encodes:
- a CDS encoding response regulator transcription factor, with product MERILVVDDEEAILAVLQFHLEKAGYVAETATHPEEVFQRLREGEPVDLIILDHMLPDMSGLDICKILRQEGITIPIIFLTALDDEVERVLCLEMGADDYITKPFRPRELAARIRAVLRRYQLSGNGEQRTADVLHAGPVIIDLAKHTVTVFGQDVSLTLKEFQLLHHLAEHADKVVTRDTLLDHIWGFKYTGDTRVVDVHISHLRNKIEPNPASPQLIKTVRGVGYKLITGRAVPGNDPADE from the coding sequence GTGGAGCGAATCCTGGTGGTCGATGACGAAGAAGCGATCCTCGCGGTCCTGCAGTTTCATCTTGAAAAAGCCGGATATGTGGCCGAAACCGCAACCCACCCCGAAGAGGTGTTTCAGCGCCTCCGGGAGGGGGAGCCGGTGGACCTCATTATTCTGGATCATATGCTTCCAGACATGAGTGGATTGGACATCTGTAAAATTCTCCGGCAAGAAGGAATCACGATCCCGATTATTTTTCTGACCGCCCTGGACGACGAAGTGGAGCGGGTCCTGTGCTTGGAGATGGGCGCCGACGACTACATCACCAAACCCTTTCGCCCCCGGGAACTGGCGGCCCGGATTCGGGCCGTCCTCCGAAGGTACCAACTGTCCGGCAACGGGGAGCAGCGCACTGCGGACGTGCTCCACGCGGGACCGGTCATCATTGATTTGGCCAAACATACCGTGACCGTATTCGGGCAGGATGTTTCCCTGACCTTAAAAGAGTTTCAACTGTTGCACCATCTTGCTGAACACGCCGACAAAGTGGTCACCCGGGACACCCTCCTCGATCATATCTGGGGATTTAAATACACCGGCGACACCCGGGTGGTGGATGTGCACATCAGCCACTTGAGAAACAAGATCGAACCGAACCCCGCTTCCCCCCAATTGATCAAAACGGTCCGCGGGGTCGGTTACAAGTTGATCACCGGGAGGGCGGTGCCGGGAAATGACCCGGCGGATGAATGA
- the pstB gene encoding phosphate ABC transporter ATP-binding protein PstB, producing the protein MDALPAAGEVKIDVEQLNLFYGSAQALFNVSMGVHRRAITALIGPSGCGKSTFLRTLNRMNDLIAGVRITGTVRIDGIDIYGPRIDVVDLRKRVGMVFQRPNPFPMSVYDNVAYGPRIHGTRSKKKLDEIVERSLRRAALWDEIKDRLHEPALGLSGGQQQRLCIARLLAVEPEVVLMDEPTSALDPISTLRIEELITELKESYTIVIVTHNMQQAARVSDYTAFFLNGELVEVNRTDELFTKPQDKRTEDYITGRFG; encoded by the coding sequence ATGGACGCCTTGCCGGCTGCGGGTGAAGTCAAAATCGATGTGGAACAATTGAATCTGTTCTATGGATCGGCGCAAGCGTTGTTCAATGTATCGATGGGCGTCCACCGGAGGGCGATCACGGCCCTGATCGGCCCGTCCGGGTGCGGAAAATCGACGTTTCTCCGCACGTTGAATCGAATGAACGACCTGATTGCCGGGGTGCGTATCACCGGAACGGTGCGAATCGACGGGATAGATATCTACGGGCCGCGCATTGATGTGGTGGATTTGCGAAAGCGGGTGGGGATGGTGTTTCAGCGTCCAAACCCGTTTCCGATGTCGGTGTACGACAATGTGGCTTACGGGCCGCGCATCCACGGTACCCGGAGCAAGAAGAAGCTGGACGAGATTGTGGAGCGTTCCCTGCGCCGGGCGGCCCTTTGGGACGAGATCAAAGATCGACTCCACGAGCCGGCCCTGGGCCTTTCCGGGGGTCAGCAGCAACGACTGTGCATTGCGAGACTTTTGGCGGTGGAACCGGAAGTGGTGCTCATGGACGAGCCGACGTCCGCCCTGGACCCCATTTCGACTCTTCGAATTGAAGAATTGATTACAGAACTAAAAGAGAGTTATACTATTGTGATCGTAACCCATAATATGCAGCAGGCGGCCCGGGTGTCGGACTACACGGCGTTTTTCCTGAATGGTGAACTGGTGGAGGTGAATCGCACGGACGAATTGTTCACAAAACCCCAGGATAAACGCACGGAGGACTACATCACCGGCCGCTTCGGCTGA